In the Campylobacter sp. RM6914 genome, one interval contains:
- a CDS encoding FeoA family protein — translation MNLDEVATRQTYKIVSINANGKLMQKLLDMGFVIGAQIEVIREAPLSDPMEIKIHSYLISLRKSEAMLIKVEQCL, via the coding sequence ATGAATTTAGACGAAGTAGCGACAAGGCAAACATATAAAATAGTATCCATAAATGCCAACGGAAAGTTGATGCAAAAACTTCTTGACATGGGATTTGTTATAGGAGCGCAAATAGAAGTTATAAGAGAAGCTCCACTATCAGACCCGATGGAGATAAAAATACACAGCTATCTTATCTCGCTTAGAAAGAGTGAAGCAATGCTTATCAAGGTTGAACAATGTCTATAA
- the traT gene encoding complement resistance protein TraT: protein MKFKILSVLFVAFMFFGCASSATPKISSKTSEALFIQTSDNNQSVFINFKNSTSGDMSVNSDIATEFIKRGFRVSSEAKTADYVVIGDVQSFDRFTKRDENRARFYMGYGFGRRPFGAFGLGFPLGYHDDDFYTNSYIYVLNASVLIKSKDGDKSTMITLSHGGSTYSPSYIWPFFKQRLAEQIVAFFYKF, encoded by the coding sequence ATGAAATTTAAAATTTTATCCGTTTTATTTGTGGCATTTATGTTTTTTGGATGCGCCTCAAGCGCCACTCCTAAAATTTCTTCTAAAACGAGCGAAGCGTTATTTATCCAAACAAGCGATAACAACCAAAGTGTGTTTATAAATTTTAAAAATAGCACAAGCGGCGATATGAGCGTAAACTCAGATATCGCTACGGAGTTTATAAAACGCGGTTTTAGAGTAAGTAGTGAGGCGAAAACGGCTGATTATGTTGTGATCGGCGATGTTCAAAGCTTTGATAGATTTACAAAAAGAGATGAAAATAGGGCTAGATTTTACATGGGATATGGCTTTGGACGAAGGCCTTTTGGTGCATTTGGTTTAGGCTTTCCGCTTGGATATCATGATGATGACTTCTACACAAATAGCTATATATATGTTTTAAATGCAAGTGTGCTGATTAAGAGTAAGGATGGTGATAAAAGCACGATGATAACGCTATCGCATGGCGGTTCGACTTACTCGCCAAGTTATATTTGGCCGTTTTTTAAACAGCGTCTAGCAGAGCAGATCGTTGCGTTTTTTTATAAATTTTAA
- the feoB gene encoding ferrous iron transport protein B, with protein MSIKVALAGQPNCGKSTIFNMVSGIRQHIANYPGVTVDKKSGYFSVGDIDIEMVDLPGTYSFSSYSLEEKVAKEFIINESPDIILNIVDASNLKRNLYLTFQLLEVGVPVVIVLNMSDVANRRGIIIDAKKMSEFLGCPVIEASAAKGQGKDEILEILRKTSELKENYQEFRANYDELEEYILELENEVNLEDKTAISKRWLCIKALEKDQAILEILKSTHKDINSKITALREKFNSKLGKNIETFLASFRYENADIIFNECVSETKKGELTTTDKADKIILNKWLSFPILFLIIFITYELSIVFGYHLTNYTWPVLAAIKNFIIDISPSADIARIPLITDMAVWLANSTIALLNYLPIFFILFALIAIMEDVGYMPRMAFILDKLFRKFGLHGQSTLPLVLGGAFVGGCAVPGVMSTKGISDDRARMATILTVPLMNCLAKVPFYTLLLGAFFPTQMSIMLFYISTVTVLAALLIAKLLTSTVLRTRETAPFVMELPPYHMPTFKGVILRSCERVWIYIKKVCTIVVAVAVILFVLLQFPGLSKEKQEHYTNEEQVLLASFDKVVKKSSYYSLVDSREEVASLLNFYDGYRAKKMSGSKGVDEKYQEDNPEFYKFLVPKNDKDAKLINGALRKLSTGRNKILREQKNDKIESSLLGMAGRALEPISQFAGFDWKINVAFLSSFAARESAVATLGSIYESNKDSSSIATVSDDSNTTSSTIADESSLRPEEMMAKNSGYTPLHAASIIIFMLLTPPCIATMIVVKMQTNSWAWMCFGIFFPFGLALAVASLFFTVSSIFGISGLEAISWYYFTLLFAVLVLWFLPEKRKNWSGGIVKNR; from the coding sequence ATGTCTATAAAAGTAGCTCTTGCAGGTCAACCAAACTGTGGCAAATCAACGATATTTAACATGGTAAGCGGCATACGCCAGCATATCGCAAACTATCCAGGTGTTACGGTAGATAAAAAGTCGGGGTATTTTAGCGTAGGTGATATCGACATCGAGATGGTTGATCTTCCAGGCACTTACTCTTTTAGTTCATACTCTCTTGAAGAAAAAGTTGCAAAAGAATTTATTATAAACGAAAGTCCCGACATCATCCTAAACATAGTCGATGCGTCAAATTTAAAGAGAAATTTATATCTTACCTTTCAACTTCTTGAGGTTGGGGTGCCGGTTGTCATAGTCTTAAACATGAGCGATGTGGCAAATCGTCGCGGCATAATCATCGATGCTAAAAAAATGAGTGAATTTTTAGGTTGTCCCGTGATAGAGGCAAGCGCCGCAAAGGGGCAAGGTAAAGATGAGATACTAGAAATTTTAAGAAAGACAAGTGAATTAAAAGAAAATTATCAAGAATTTCGCGCCAACTACGACGAGCTTGAAGAGTATATCTTAGAGCTTGAAAATGAAGTAAATTTAGAAGATAAAACAGCCATTAGCAAAAGATGGCTTTGCATAAAGGCACTTGAAAAAGACCAAGCCATACTTGAAATACTAAAATCCACACACAAAGATATAAATTCAAAAATAACCGCCTTAAGAGAGAAATTTAACTCCAAACTTGGTAAGAATATCGAGACTTTTTTGGCATCATTTAGATATGAAAACGCTGATATTATATTTAACGAATGCGTGAGTGAAACCAAAAAAGGCGAACTAACTACGACAGATAAAGCCGACAAGATCATCTTAAACAAATGGCTAAGTTTTCCTATCTTATTTTTGATAATCTTCATCACATACGAGCTAAGCATCGTCTTTGGCTATCATCTTACAAACTATACCTGGCCTGTGCTTGCGGCTATTAAAAATTTCATAATAGATATATCTCCATCGGCTGATATCGCACGTATCCCTTTAATAACCGATATGGCAGTTTGGCTTGCAAATTCTACGATAGCGCTCTTAAACTATCTGCCGATATTTTTTATACTTTTTGCATTAATCGCCATAATGGAAGACGTCGGTTACATGCCTAGAATGGCGTTTATCTTAGATAAGTTGTTTAGAAAATTCGGTCTTCACGGGCAAAGCACGCTACCATTGGTGCTTGGTGGAGCATTTGTAGGAGGTTGTGCGGTACCTGGAGTAATGAGCACAAAAGGTATATCAGACGATAGAGCCAGGATGGCAACCATCCTTACTGTTCCTTTAATGAACTGTCTTGCTAAAGTGCCGTTTTACACCTTGCTTCTTGGAGCGTTTTTCCCGACACAAATGAGCATAATGCTCTTTTATATATCTACAGTTACCGTTCTAGCAGCACTTTTGATAGCCAAGCTCTTAACCTCAACCGTTTTAAGAACAAGAGAGACAGCGCCATTTGTTATGGAGCTGCCGCCATATCATATGCCGACCTTTAAAGGTGTGATACTAAGATCTTGTGAGCGTGTTTGGATATATATAAAAAAGGTCTGTACTATCGTTGTTGCCGTAGCCGTGATACTTTTTGTCCTTTTACAATTTCCTGGACTTTCTAAAGAAAAGCAAGAACACTACACAAACGAAGAGCAAGTGCTACTTGCGAGCTTTGATAAAGTCGTTAAAAAATCAAGCTACTACTCGTTGGTTGATAGCAGAGAAGAGGTGGCTTCGCTTTTAAATTTCTATGACGGATACCGAGCCAAAAAGATGAGCGGTAGTAAAGGCGTAGACGAGAAATACCAAGAGGATAATCCGGAATTCTATAAATTTCTAGTTCCTAAAAACGATAAAGACGCAAAGCTTATAAACGGAGCTCTTAGAAAGCTATCAACCGGAAGAAATAAAATTTTAAGAGAGCAAAAAAACGACAAGATAGAAAGCTCGTTACTTGGCATGGCTGGTCGTGCACTTGAGCCTATATCACAGTTTGCGGGATTCGACTGGAAGATAAACGTAGCCTTTTTAAGCTCATTTGCAGCACGCGAATCAGCAGTCGCAACGCTTGGAAGTATATATGAGTCAAACAAAGACTCAAGCTCAATAGCAACCGTAAGTGACGATAGCAATACAACCAGCTCAACGATAGCCGATGAAAGCAGCTTAAGACCTGAAGAAATGATGGCTAAAAACAGCGGTTACACACCGCTTCATGCGGCTTCTATCATTATCTTTATGCTTTTAACGCCTCCTTGTATCGCAACCATGATTGTGGTTAAAATGCAAACAAACAGCTGGGCATGGATGTGTTTTGGGATATTCTTCCCGTTTGGCCTAGCTCTAGCCGTAGCCTCGCTCTTTTTTACCGTTTCAAGCATATTTGGCATTAGTGGTTTAGAGGCGATTAGCTGGTATTATTTCACGCTTTTATTTGCAGTTTTAGTGCTTTGGTTTTTACCTGAAAAGAGGAAAAACTGGAGTGGCGGCATAGTAAAAAATAGATAA
- a CDS encoding DUF4198 domain-containing protein, with protein sequence MKKILTSSVVAGLLASSAFAHFQMLYTPESALEKGTNLNLKLVFTHPFADEHTMDMGLQEDKSRANVVDFYVVHKEKKTDLKDKLKEIKFKGSHNEGIGYEAAYQARGMGDHVFALTPAPYFEANEGSYIQQITKAVVNVAGLPTNWDAELGLKAEIVPLTKPYSIWAGSTFTGIVKSEGKPVPFAEIEVEYLNHDIDVKKNMTNKTANVEAPQDSFVTLGIKADANGVFTFGIPKAGWWGFAALGVGPDNEYKGKELSQDAVIWVQAKDMK encoded by the coding sequence ATGAAAAAAATTCTTACTTCTTCGGTAGTTGCGGGGTTATTGGCTAGTTCGGCATTTGCGCACTTTCAAATGCTTTACACTCCAGAGTCGGCTCTTGAAAAAGGTACAAATTTAAATTTGAAATTAGTTTTCACTCATCCATTTGCAGATGAACACACCATGGATATGGGTCTTCAAGAAGATAAAAGCAGAGCTAATGTAGTTGACTTTTATGTAGTCCATAAAGAGAAAAAAACCGACCTAAAAGACAAATTAAAAGAGATAAAATTTAAAGGTAGCCACAACGAAGGTATAGGTTATGAGGCGGCTTACCAGGCAAGAGGCATGGGAGACCATGTGTTTGCGCTAACTCCTGCACCGTATTTTGAAGCCAACGAGGGCTCTTACATACAACAAATTACAAAAGCGGTAGTAAACGTTGCAGGACTTCCTACCAACTGGGATGCAGAACTAGGTCTAAAAGCCGAGATCGTGCCTTTAACAAAACCTTACTCTATCTGGGCTGGAAGCACTTTTACAGGTATCGTTAAGTCAGAGGGCAAGCCTGTTCCTTTTGCAGAAATAGAAGTTGAATACCTAAACCACGATATAGACGTTAAGAAAAACATGACAAACAAGACTGCAAACGTAGAAGCTCCTCAAGATAGCTTTGTAACACTTGGTATCAAAGCCGACGCTAACGGGGTGTTTACATTTGGTATCCCGAAAGCCGGTTGGTGGGGATTTGCAGCGCTTGGAGTAGGTCCTGATAACGAGTATAAAGGCAAAGAATTAAGCCAAGATGCTGTTATTTGGGTTCAAGCCAAGGATATGAAGTAA